One genomic region from Aliarcobacter cryaerophilus ATCC 43158 encodes:
- a CDS encoding S41 family peptidase, translating to MNKLLIATSIAFVLSQNIFAKEAPVENEQTRFESLSKLTKVIGTVEKYYVDDIKLQQIVDKALKGLMQELDAHSSYLDKKASKEMSIATSGEFGGLGITVGMRDGALTVISPIDDTPAFKAGVKSGDIILKINDTSTIGITLDEAVNMMRGEPKSDIKLTIVRKGDNKPLEIAMKRDIIKVQSVFAKKIEGENLLYLRISSFDTKVTNDLEKAIKENKDVKGIVLDLRNNPGGLLNQAIGVVDLFVKNGVIVSQKGRDVTDEEKFEASKFGTKTDLPLVVLVNEGSASASEIVSGSLQDHKRAILVGEKTFGKGSVQAVLPIDNEKTENIKLTIAKYYLPSGRTIQAEGVTPDIIASAGKVVQSEDNGLKIKEADLKKHLEGELNKVDDKLKAEEKAVKDESKKIISKDDLQNDNQLNTSLAVLKSLIIMNK from the coding sequence ATGAATAAACTATTAATAGCAACATCTATTGCTTTTGTATTATCTCAAAATATATTTGCAAAAGAAGCGCCTGTTGAAAACGAACAAACAAGATTTGAATCTTTATCAAAGCTTACAAAAGTTATTGGAACTGTTGAAAAGTATTATGTTGATGATATTAAACTTCAACAAATTGTTGACAAAGCATTAAAAGGTTTAATGCAAGAATTAGATGCACATTCAAGCTATTTGGATAAAAAAGCAAGTAAAGAGATGAGTATTGCAACTTCTGGAGAATTTGGTGGATTAGGAATTACTGTTGGTATGAGAGATGGTGCTTTAACTGTTATATCTCCAATAGATGATACTCCTGCATTTAAAGCAGGTGTAAAATCAGGAGATATAATCCTAAAAATAAACGATACTTCAACTATTGGAATAACTTTAGATGAAGCTGTAAATATGATGAGGGGTGAGCCTAAATCAGATATTAAACTAACAATTGTAAGAAAAGGTGATAATAAACCTCTTGAAATTGCTATGAAAAGAGATATTATAAAAGTTCAATCTGTTTTTGCAAAAAAAATAGAGGGAGAAAATCTTTTATACCTTAGAATTTCAAGCTTTGATACAAAAGTTACAAATGATTTAGAAAAAGCTATCAAAGAGAATAAAGATGTAAAAGGAATAGTTCTTGATTTAAGAAATAACCCTGGTGGTCTTTTAAATCAAGCAATCGGTGTTGTTGATTTATTTGTAAAAAATGGAGTTATTGTTTCACAAAAAGGAAGAGATGTTACTGATGAAGAAAAATTTGAAGCAAGCAAATTTGGAACAAAAACAGATTTACCTTTGGTTGTTCTTGTAAATGAAGGTTCTGCTTCAGCATCTGAAATTGTAAGTGGTTCTTTACAAGATCACAAAAGAGCTATTTTAGTAGGTGAAAAAACTTTTGGAAAAGGTTCAGTTCAAGCTGTACTTCCAATAGACAATGAAAAAACTGAAAACATCAAATTAACTATTGCAAAATACTATTTACCAAGTGGAAGAACAATCCAAGCAGAAGGTGTAACGCCTGATATTATAGCGAGTGCTGGAAAAGTTGTTCAAAGTGAAGATAATGGTTTAAAAATAAAAGAAGCTGACCTTAAAAAACATCTTGAAGGTGAGCTAAACAAAGTTGATGATAAATTAAAAGCTGAAGAAAAAGCAGTAAAAGATGAGAGTAAAAAAATCATTTCAAAAGATGATTTACAAAATGATAATCAATTAAATACATCTTTAGCCGTTTTAAAAAGCTTAATTATAATGAATAAATAA